The Embleya scabrispora genome contains the following window.
CTCTCCGACGGCAGTTCGAAGACGCGTTGGAAGAAGTCGCCGCGTTCGATGGTGAGGTTGTCGGGCAACGTCGGGTGCTCGCTGCGGAACAACTCCTCGACCTCGTCGAAGAGTTCGAGCACGGTGTGGCTGCGGGTGGCCGGGTTGCCGGCGATGCGCAGCGCGGACAGCCCCAGGCCGAGGCCGACTTCGTAGAAGTCCCGGCCGTACTCGCACAACATGTCGGCACTGGCCCACATCAGGTCGCGCTCCCAGGCCTGCATGGCCTGTTCGCCGCCGATGCTCAGGGTCACCTCGCCGTCCTGCTCGACGAGTTCGATCTCGGGCTTGTCTCGGGTTTCCATGGCATCCGTCCTTTGCGGTGACGAGGGAAAGGGGGTTCGTGGGCGGGCGGATTCTCAGGTCGGGCGCGGCACGACCCCGAAGTGGCGGCGTGCCGTCGAGACGGCGAGGTCCTGCACGGCGAAGACCGTGAAGTAGTAGGCCTGCGGCGCGGTTTCCGCGGCGAACCGGACGCGGAAGGTGACGTCCCGGGGCCGGTCGTCCACGGCCCGGATGCGGACGGCGGCCGGTTCCACGGTCGTGTCCTCACGCAGGTACGTAGGCACGAACAGGCCCAGTCGTACCGGTCCCGGCCGGGCGGCCCGGAGCGCCACGCGCACCTCCAACACCCCGCCCTGCGCGACCTCGTCGGCCGCGTATGCCAGCAGGGACGGGGCCTCGGGCACCCGGAAGGTGACGTCGCCGCAGCGCATGCAGACCGCGCAGATCGTGTCCGAGACGTGCGGGAGCAGTCCGCGCCGGGTGAACTCCTGGGCGGGGCGCCCGCAGTGGCAGGCCACCTCCCGCACCTGCGGGTCGAGCGAACTGCGGTCGCCGAAGTGCGCGGGGTAGCTCATGATCTCGTTCTCGGGGTTCGCCACGACCTGTTCGGTGATCACGTGGTCCAGCGACTGGAGGTCGGCCGTGAGCGAGGAGCGGATCTCGTCGGGCGACTGGTCGGCGAGATGCGTCGGCCGGGCGAGCCACAGGTCCACCTTGCGCGCGAGCTTGACCAGCCTCGGACGCAACGCGTGGTTGTGCGGCAGCAGTTCCGAGGTGAGCAAGGTGGTGAGACGCCGTCCGACGGTGAGCACGAGCGGGTCGGGGCGGTGCTCGGAGGGGGTCGGCGCGGGCATGTCCCGGGGCGTGCGGGGCAATCCGAAGCGCATGAACGCCGGGTAGGGGTGCGATCCGGCGAGACCGGCGTTCAGGGTGTCCACGGAGTCCGCGCCGGCCAGGGCCGCGCGCATCCACGCGACGTTCTCCGGCCGGTCGGAGTCGTGCACGGAGACTGCGGCCACGACCGTGCGGGCCGGTCCGTCCAGGGCGTTGAGGAGCAGTTGATACCGGGGGTCGTACAGCGCGAGGTCGGCCAGCGGTCCGCTGTTGCAGGCGCTGAGCACCACCTCGGCCGCCTCCACGCGGTTGAGCGGGATCAGCTTGTCCTCGGGCTTGTAGCAGGGCAGTCCGTACGCGCAGCGCGGCCCGAGCAGTCCGGCCCGGGCCGGCACGGCCGCGTTCAGGCCGCAGATCGTGAACTCGCCGAGGTTGACGCTGTCGTCCTTGCCGTGCCCCTGGAACGCCACCCGGTGCCAGCGCGTGCCCAGGACCTCGGCGCGGATGTCGACCCGTTCGAAATCCCGGTCGTCGAACACCCGGACCCCGGACGGGTGCGGCGGGCGGTCGGTGTCGGTGAACAGGCCGATCGCGTCGACCCCGG
Protein-coding sequences here:
- a CDS encoding class I SAM-dependent methyltransferase, producing METRDKPEIELVEQDGEVTLSIGGEQAMQAWERDLMWASADMLCEYGRDFYEVGLGLGLSALRIAGNPATRSHTVLELFDEVEELFRSEHPTLPDNLTIERGDFFQRVFELPSESIDGMFFDPALDMDVWKDEALWARTMPEVVRALRPGGVFIPFFSTRPELRWQYLPHFRSIRVESHPYQAYAGTEYTYGTSGQAYIQCFRKT